The Spirosoma foliorum genome has a window encoding:
- a CDS encoding MFS transporter: MKSTQQQGALVQSLTSAVTPPMFLVVVLSLGTFIIFFQGFMVAPILPGLSRIFHVSVRHVSFIEPAYLLGYGLATLIYGPLSDKYGRFPVILCSLTCFIVLTACTGFCQSITQMIILRLLTGIGAAGVAPNTIGWIGDKFPYERRGHALGIFFGFMAAGTAFGSSVGALFTAKVSWPVLFWMVAGVGVLILVLLIGYRKNFLQKESEPFGSFVALYQSVKEVFFLPRGWRTYLFVLFNGMFHSGVFAWTGYFFYKNYHLDEQGVGLALLGYGIPGLLLGPLLGKLADKYGRSRIIPIGILIGALSAILLSMNYSLVASCLFIATLSFGFELTHPLFAAIITTLSPKKGAATGLFAFFLFMGYGLGSLVFSLIVTIGLNQAFRVFGTVALIAACVAAINFKEEK; the protein is encoded by the coding sequence ATGAAATCAACTCAACAGCAAGGCGCTTTAGTTCAATCACTTACGAGTGCTGTTACCCCTCCTATGTTTCTGGTAGTTGTCTTGTCGCTAGGAACATTCATTATCTTCTTTCAAGGGTTTATGGTTGCCCCTATTTTGCCGGGTTTGTCCAGGATTTTCCACGTGTCTGTTCGGCATGTGAGTTTTATTGAACCAGCTTATTTGTTGGGTTATGGTTTGGCCACCTTAATTTATGGGCCGCTGTCGGATAAATATGGCCGGTTTCCAGTCATCTTATGTTCGTTAACCTGCTTTATTGTGTTGACTGCCTGCACCGGATTTTGCCAGTCTATTACGCAGATGATTATACTGCGATTACTAACGGGTATAGGTGCTGCCGGTGTGGCACCAAACACCATTGGGTGGATTGGGGATAAATTTCCCTATGAACGGCGTGGTCACGCCCTGGGTATTTTTTTTGGATTCATGGCCGCAGGGACTGCCTTTGGATCGAGTGTTGGCGCTTTGTTTACCGCAAAGGTGAGCTGGCCAGTGCTGTTTTGGATGGTTGCAGGAGTTGGTGTGTTAATTCTAGTTCTGCTGATTGGTTACCGTAAGAATTTTCTTCAGAAAGAAAGTGAGCCTTTTGGTAGCTTTGTCGCCTTATATCAGTCGGTTAAAGAGGTTTTTTTCTTGCCCCGTGGCTGGAGAACTTATTTATTCGTTCTGTTCAACGGCATGTTTCATAGCGGTGTTTTTGCCTGGACTGGGTACTTCTTTTACAAAAATTATCACCTGGATGAGCAGGGTGTGGGCCTGGCCCTTCTCGGATACGGCATACCAGGGTTGTTACTCGGACCGCTGCTAGGGAAACTTGCCGATAAGTATGGCCGCTCTAGAATTATCCCAATCGGTATTCTAATCGGTGCGCTATCTGCAATTTTGCTGAGTATGAATTATTCGCTGGTTGCCTCTTGCCTCTTTATCGCGACATTATCGTTCGGCTTCGAATTGACCCACCCTTTATTTGCGGCAATTATTACAACGCTCTCACCCAAAAAAGGAGCAGCAACGGGTTTATTTGCCTTTTTTCTGTTCATGGGCTATGGTTTGGGCAGTCTGGTGTTTAGCTTGATCGTAACTATTGGACTGAATCAGGCATTCAGGGTATTTGGAACTGTTGCTTTGATTGCCGCCTGTGTTGCCGCTATTAATTTTAAAGAGGAAAAGTAA
- a CDS encoding NUDIX domain-containing protein — translation MDFSVRVYGLLVNERQEILISDEMMDGLVYTKFPGGGVEFGEGLLDALKREFVEECNTAVEVIHHFYTTEMFVKSSFDDKQIVSVYYLVRLLEELRCAIKTKPFDFDPSLDSQQSFRWEMISTLTLDDFAFPIDKHVLMLLKEQ, via the coding sequence ATGGATTTCAGTGTTCGCGTGTATGGCTTACTCGTTAATGAGCGACAAGAGATTTTAATTTCGGACGAAATGATGGATGGACTCGTCTATACTAAGTTTCCAGGTGGTGGGGTTGAATTTGGAGAAGGCTTATTGGACGCTCTAAAGCGGGAATTTGTAGAAGAGTGTAACACCGCTGTTGAGGTAATTCATCACTTTTATACAACAGAAATGTTCGTTAAGTCTTCCTTTGATGATAAACAAATTGTCAGTGTTTATTATTTGGTCAGATTGCTCGAAGAGCTTCGCTGTGCGATAAAGACAAAGCCCTTCGATTTTGACCCATCTCTGGACAGTCAACAATCCTTTCGCTGGGAAATGATTAGTACATTGACTTTGGATGACTTCGCATTTCCAATCGATAAACATGTGCTAATGCTTTTAAAGGAGCAATAG
- a CDS encoding GNAT family N-acetyltransferase, whose amino-acid sequence MRIITKFTVATEQGLEALLKLTKELATQKFSSLLSQKVLKKYIEDNFNEQTLIAELNNWSNQWLVVYADNKPVGYARITTKGQKPQVLDNKRAVRIADFGVLSSYSEPTIRDSLLDKCLTICKSYEGIGIWINESIENPLIEFFESKGFSRQQEIDHLDELPLASVYLVA is encoded by the coding sequence ATGCGTATTATCACAAAATTTACGGTAGCGACAGAGCAGGGACTGGAAGCTCTTTTAAAGCTTACCAAAGAACTGGCAACACAGAAATTTTCATCCCTGCTCAGCCAGAAAGTACTTAAAAAGTACATCGAAGACAATTTCAATGAACAGACATTGATTGCAGAACTCAACAACTGGTCTAACCAGTGGCTGGTAGTTTATGCGGATAACAAGCCCGTTGGCTATGCGCGAATTACAACAAAGGGGCAAAAACCTCAGGTGCTAGATAATAAACGGGCTGTCCGAATCGCAGACTTTGGCGTACTAAGCAGCTATTCGGAGCCCACTATCAGAGATTCTCTGCTCGACAAGTGCCTCACCATTTGCAAGTCCTACGAAGGGATCGGGATATGGATAAATGAGTCTATCGAAAATCCGCTGATTGAATTTTTTGAAAGCAAAGGATTCTCCCGGCAACAGGAAATTGATCATCTCGATGAGCTACCATTGGCATCAGTATATTTAGTCGCCTAG